One Onychostoma macrolepis isolate SWU-2019 chromosome 10, ASM1243209v1, whole genome shotgun sequence genomic region harbors:
- the LOC131547747 gene encoding protocadherin alpha-C2 isoform X2 produces MRSAMDPWRRRQLGFVVLSAMWSLASAVTRYSIPEEIPVGTVIANIATDLGLDAHSLLERKVKLDHIHSKKYLEINEKTGELFIAEKIDREYLCPAKTSSFCFLKMDVIIESPIRIFNIELEIMDINDNAPQFRRERIPLDISESATPGERFSLTNAVDADVGENSIETYYLSDSDTFTIEIQSGSDGTKYVDLVLKASLDREKQAVHTLTLSAVDGGVPARSGTASLIVQVLDINDNAPQFDRQVYSVDLIENAPIGTLIMQLNATDLDEGVNAEVIYSFTLYTSEKTQEKFSLDPSSGEIRVKDMIDFEEVKSFEMYVEAKDKAVNPLSGQCKILVFITDLNDNHPEITIKSFQSSIKENDPVGTVIAVISVSDRDSGDNGKVVLSIHNAEILPFALNKSSEDFLELIVTESIDRELKNSYDITLYVTDRGTPPLTDNETISLTIQDVNDNAPTFPQSFYTIHLMENNEPGALLASLTAHDPDLHENQYIVYFIIEKEIANTSMSMLFSINPENGNLYALRTFDYEREKEFLFHIEARDSGLPPLSNNMTVHIIILDQNDNAPLIVSPWRPQGAVIEEVIPRSSDKGSLVTKVIALDADSMQNSRITYQFLQITDTTLFSLDQYNGEIRTTRMFSYRDPRHQRLVIIARDNGDPPRSATVTIKISTVEQVVTQFTETTEVPIEYDLFTDLNLYLLIGLGSVLFLLLITILVIIVLKCQEPKPSQAAPQGRNSIISQRNSSTIADSTLISSDAYWYSLFLAETRKGKVVVRQPLPDGTGFIVSSIPGSATLTETSASRSSTLQESSSDLP; encoded by the coding sequence ATGCGCTCTGCAATGGATCCGTGGAGGAGAAGGCAGCTCGGTTTTGTCGTCCTCTCTGCGATGTGGAGTCTCGCCTCGGCTGTAACAAGATACTCCATCCCTGAAGAAATTCCAGTGGGCACAGTGATCGCAAATATCGCCACGGATTTAGGCCTTGACGCGCACAGTCTGTTGGAACGAAAGGTAAAGCTGGATCATATCCATAGCAAGAAATACCTAGAAATAAACGAAAAAACTGGAGAACTGTTTATCGCTGAGAAAATTGACCGGGAGTATTTATGCCCGGCCAAAACATCATCGTTTTGCTTCCTCAAGATGGACGTGATAATCGAGAGTCCAATACGCATATTTAATATCGAATTAGAAATTATGGACATCAATGACAACGCGCCTCAGTTCAGAAGGGAGAGAATACCGCTCGATATTTCAGAATCAGCAACACCTGGAGAGAGATTTTCTTTAACAAACGCGGTGGATGCAGATGTTGGAGAGAACTCAATCGAGACCTATTATCTGAGTGACAGCGACACGTTTACGATTGAAATCCAGTCTGGAAGTGACGGGACTAAATATGTCGACCTGGTGCTAAAAGCGAGTTTAGACAGAGAAAAACAAGCCGTTCATACACTAACCCTCTCCGCCGTGGACGGGGGCGTACCTGCGCGCTCAGGTACGGCCAGCCTTATCGTCCAAGTGCTGGATATCAATGACAACGCCCCTCAGTTTGATCGACAAGTCTACTCGGTTGACCTCATTGAAAATGCACCAATCGGGACACTGATTATGCAGCTGAATGCAACCGATTTGGATGAGGGTGTGAATGCGGAGGTCATATACTCCTTCACTTTATACACATCCGAGAAAACACAAGAAAAGTTCTCGTTGGATCCCAGCAGTGGAGAAATAAGAGTAAAAGACATGATTGACTTTGAAGAAGTGAAGAGCTTTGAGATGTATGTTGAAGCCAAGGACAAGGCTGTGAATCCACTTTCTGGTCAGTGTAAAATTTTGGTGTTCATCACTGATCTAAACGATAACCACCCTGAGATTACAATAAAATCTTTTCAGAGTTCGATTAAAGAAAATGACCCTGTAGGAACAGTGATCGCCGTCATCAGTGTGAGTGACAGGGACTCTGGAGATAATGGTAAGGTTGTTCTTTCCATCCACAATGCTGAGATTTTACCATTTGCTCTTAATAAGTCATCTGAAGACTTTCTGGAGTTAATAGTCACCGAATCGATTGACCGTGAGCTCAAAAACAGTTATGATATCACACTTTATGTGACCGACAGAGGAACCCCTCCTTTGACTGATAACGAAACAATCAGTCTTACAATTCAAGACGTCAACGATAACGCCCCAACGTTCCCTCAATCCTTCTATACCATTCATCTAATGGAAAACAATGAGCCTGGGGCTTTGCTCGCCTCCTTAACGGCCCATGACCCAGACTTGCACGAAAATCAGTATATTGTTTACTTCATCATAGAAAAGGAGATCGCCAACACCTCAATGTCCATGCTGTTTTCCATCAATCCCGAGAACGGCAACCTCTATGCATTACGCACGTTCGACTACGAAAGAGAGAAGGAGTTTCTGTTTCACATCGAAGCTAGAGATTCAGGACTTCCTCCTCTTAGCAATAACATGACCGTACACATCATAATCCTGGACCAAAATGACAACGCGCCGCTCATAGTTTCTCCATGGCGTCCGCAAGGTGCTGTTATAGAAGAAGTAATCCCGAGGTCAAGCGATAAAGGATCCCTGGTCACCAAGGTCATTGCGTTGGACGCCGACTCCATGCAGAACTCTCGAATAACGTATCAGTTCCTCCAGATCACCGACACCACGCTATTCAGCCTCGACCAGTACAACGGCGAGATACGAACCACTCGCATGTTCAGCTACAGAGACCCCAGACATCAGCGCCTGGTCATCATAGCCAGAGACAATGGAGATCCTCCTCGCTCCGCCACGGTGACCATCAAGATCTCCACAGTGGAGCAAGTGGTCACGCAGTTTACCGAAACCACAGAGGTGCCTATCGAATACGACCTGTTCACCGATCTCAACCTGTATTTGCTGATCGGTTTGGGGTCGGTGTTGTTTCTTCTGCTCATAACCATCCTGGTGATCATCGTGCTGAAATGTCAAGAACCCAAACCCTCACAAGCAGCTCCTCAGGGTAGGAACAGCATCATCAGCCAGAGGAACTCTTCCACCATTGCTGACTCTACTCTCATCTCTAGTGATGCCTACTGGTACAGTCTGTTTCTGGCAGAGACT